A window of Acidimicrobiales bacterium genomic DNA:
CCTGGATCCGGGCCACGATCTCGGCGTAGAGCGTGTCCTGCAGCGCAGTGGTGTCCGCCATCGCCGCCTTCGTGTAGGCGTTCTCGGCCTCGAGGTAGGCGATCACGTCGGGATCGTCCCGCTCACGCAGCCAGTACCAGTCGTCGAGACGCTCGTCGCCGTGGGCCCGCAGCAGGGTCGGGCGGCGGGGCGCCGTCGGTGGAGCTGCGGGGGCGTCTGGGGTGCGGTCAGGGATCGACATCGCCTCGAGAGGATAGGACCGGCCGAGCGACCCGGGGGGTGGCTCGGAGGGGGCGAGATGCCCATAGTCTGATGGGCGTCGGCGGTTCCTCGGCCCGGTGGGAGTTGTTACTATGTACGTAGGAGAAATTCGGGTCGAGCCGACCAAGAAGGGGCTGATCGCCTGATGGCAACCACCGATCTGGACCTCGGCCGGTACAAGCTCGGCTGGAGCGACGTCGAGGACTACATCTTCAAGCCCAAGAAGGGCGTCAACGCCGACATCGTCCGGGAGATGTCCTGGATGAAGGGCGAGCCCGACTGGATGCGGGACATGAGGCTCAAGGCGCTCCGGCATTTCGAGCGCAAGCCCATGGCGCCCTGGTTCGCCAAGAACATGCCGGACATCGACTTCGACGACATCTACTACTACATCAAGCCGACCGACAAGCAGGTCGACGCCTGGGACGAGCTGCCCGACTCGGTGAAGGCGACCTACGAGAAGCTCGGGATCCCCGAGGCCGAGCGCAAGTACCTGGCCGGCGTCACCGCCCAGTACGAGTCGGAGGTCGTGTACCACCGCAACCGGGACAACCTGGAGAGCCAGGGGGTCCTGTTCTGCGACATGGACACCGCCCTGCGGGAGTACCCCGACGTCGTGAAGCAGTACTTCGGCACGGTCATCCCGCCCAACGACAACAAGTTCGCCGCCCTCAACTCGGCCGTGTGGTCGGGTGGCTCGTTCATCTACGTGCCGCC
This region includes:
- a CDS encoding Fe-S cluster assembly protein SufB, which translates into the protein MATTDLDLGRYKLGWSDVEDYIFKPKKGVNADIVREMSWMKGEPDWMRDMRLKALRHFERKPMAPWFAKNMPDIDFDDIYYYIKPTDKQVDAWDELPDSVKATYEKLGIPEAERKYLAGVTAQYESEVVYHRNRDNLESQGVLFCDMDTALREYPDVVKQYFGTVIPPNDNKFAALNSAVWSGGSFIYVPP